In a single window of the Drosophila albomicans strain 15112-1751.03 chromosome 3, ASM965048v2, whole genome shotgun sequence genome:
- the LOC117569606 gene encoding probable cytochrome P450 6a14, whose amino-acid sequence MGFLTFALLGLALALLYNFYQNTFNYWKNRGVPSERPLPIIGNMKGIGNKYHFRDINGRLYKKFKGTAPFAGMYLFFKRVAFIMDLDLVKQVLIKDFKNFQDRGVFNNARDEPLTGHLFSLEGEEWKAMRHKLTPVFTSGKMKHMFSTVVQVSEHLTSTMGKYASAAATDGGDVEIKELCTRFTTDVIGTCAFGLECNSLADPNAEFRSKSRMLAEKPRHNQLIQAFIVTNGRLAAKLRMKVMRDDLHEFFLNAVRSTVDYRLKNNIKRNDFLDQLIQLRAENQEEARRGNGIDLSKGLTIEQMAAQSFVFFVAGFETSSSTMAFCLYELALQQDIQQRLRDEIEKVCEEVSNGELTYEAMNQMTYLEQVLAETLRKHPIVPHLQRVASVDYKVPGTDKIIEKGTTLLIPVHNIHHDPEIYPDPDRFDPSRFEPEAIKARHPYAYLPFGDGPRNCIGERFGKMQAKIGLISLLRHFKFGVSDRTEIPLILATRNFTLNTKYGIHLKVDKI is encoded by the exons atgGGCTTCTTAACGTTTGCCCTGCTGGGCTTGGCATTAGCCTTATTGTACAACTTCTatcaaaatacttttaacTACTGGAAGAATCGTGGAGTGCCTTCTGAACGCCCTCTTCCTATTATTGGCAATATGAAAGGCATTGGAAATAAATATCACTTTCGTGATATTAATGGCAGACTctataaaaaattcaaaggcACTGCGCCATTCGCGGGCATGTACTTATTCTTCAAACGAGTCGCTTTCATAATGGATCTTGATCTTGTCAAACAAGTTCTTATTAAGGACTTCAAGAACTTTCAGGATCGTGGAGTTTTCAACAACGCTCGTGACGAGCCTCTAACGGGGCATTTGTTCAGTCTCGAGGGCGAAGAATGGAAAGCTATGAGACATAAGTTGACACCGGTTTTCACCTCCGGCAAGATGAAGCACATGTTCAGCACTGTCGTTCAGGTCAGTGAACATTTGACCAGCACAATGGGTAAATATGCAAGTGCTGCGGCCACAGATGGAGGAGATGTGGAGATCAAGGAACTGTGTACACGCTTCACCACAGATGTTATTGGTACTTGTGCCTTTGGCTTAGAATGCAACAGTTTGGCGGATCCCAATGCTGAATTCCGCTCCAAAAGTCGTATGTTGGCAGAGAAACCGCGTCATAACCAGCTAATTCAAGCCTTCATAGTTACCAATGGAAGGCTCGCTGCAAAATTGAGAATGAAGGTTATGCGAGATGATCTGCATGAGTTCTTTTTAAACGCTGTTCGATCGACAGTTGATTATCGACTTAAGAATAACATTAAACGGAATGATTTCCTTGATCAGTTAATCCAATTGCGTGCAGAAAATCAGGAGGAAGCTCGTCGAGGTAATGGAATTGATCTCTCAAAAGGACTGACTATTGAGCAAATGGCAGCAcaatcttttgttttctttgttgccGGATTCGAAACATCTTCCAGCACCATGGCCTTCTGCCTTTATGAATTGGCTCTTCAGCAAGATATTCAACAGCGTTTACGCGATGAGATTGAAAAAGTGTGCGAAGAGGTGTCCAATGGAGAACTTACTTACGAAGCCATGAACCAAATGACTTATTTGGAACAAGTACTTGCAG AAACGCTGCGAAAACATCCAATTGTACCTCACTTACAGCGGGTGGCAAGCGTAGACTATAAGGTACCTGGCACTGATAAGATCATCGAGAAGGGAACAACACTCTTAATACCTGTGCACAATATTCATCACGATCCCGAAATTTATCCCGATCCCGATCGTTTTGATCCTTCGCGTTTCGAACCTGAAGCTATCAAGGCTCGTCATCCATATGCCTACTTGCCATTTGGAGATGGTCCTCGCAACTGCATTGGTGAACGATTTGGCAAAATGCAGGCCAAGATTGGTCTGATCTCGCTATTGCGTCACTTTAAGTTTGGCGTATCTGATCGCACCGAAATACCGTTAATCCTTGCAACCCGCAACTTCACATTGAACACTAAATATGGCATTCACCTTAAGGTGGACAAAATTTGA